The Kaistia defluvii genome has a segment encoding these proteins:
- the trxA gene encoding thioredoxin codes for MATAKVTDSSFDADVLGASGPVVVDFWAEWCGPCRMIAPALEEIQTEMEGKVTIAKLNIDENPEIAVRYGVRSIPTLILFKDGEPASIQVGAAPKSRLADWIKGAI; via the coding sequence ATGGCGACTGCCAAAGTAACGGATAGTTCCTTCGACGCCGACGTTCTGGGGGCATCCGGCCCGGTCGTCGTCGATTTCTGGGCGGAATGGTGCGGTCCCTGCCGCATGATCGCCCCGGCTCTGGAAGAGATCCAGACCGAAATGGAAGGCAAGGTGACCATCGCCAAGCTCAACATCGACGAGAATCCGGAAATTGCCGTGCGCTACGGCGTGCGCTCGATCCCGACGCTGATCCTGTTCAAGGATGGCGAGCCGGCCTCGATCCAGGTTGGCGCCGCGCCGAAGAGCCGCCTGGCCGACTGGATCAAGGGCGCGATCTGA
- a CDS encoding bifunctional folylpolyglutamate synthase/dihydrofolate synthase, translating into MDRSTVILERLFQLHPKEIDLSLDRLKPLMAKLGAPETKLGPVLHIAGTNGKGSTTAFLRAMLEAAGLSVHVYTSPHLVRFHERIRLGKPGGGRFVDEAELVDTLLEIEKVNDGAPITHFEITTAAAFKLFADHPADVTLLEVGLGGRYDATNIIDHPDVAVITPISVDHEKFFGSALDGIAHEKSGIIKRGRPVVVAPQPGIVLDVIERDAARLRAPTFIGNRDWVAHAERGRLVYQDEDGLLDLPPPRLPGRHQFVNAGAAIAALRKSSLDVPTAAIEAGLQNVEWPARMQRLTSGKLVDQAPAESEIWLDGGHNPGAGVVIAEAIADLEERVSRPLYLIAGMLVTKDPVGFFRPFAGLARHVYTVPIEGSAAGRDPLELAAAAEAAGITAEATSGVEAALAAIKKLLPPGIAPRILICGSLYLGGTVLAANGTLPK; encoded by the coding sequence ATGGACCGCAGCACCGTCATCCTGGAGCGCCTGTTCCAGCTCCACCCCAAGGAAATCGACCTCTCGCTCGACCGGCTGAAGCCGCTGATGGCGAAGCTCGGCGCGCCGGAGACGAAGCTCGGCCCGGTGCTGCATATTGCCGGCACCAACGGCAAGGGCTCGACCACCGCCTTCCTGCGCGCGATGCTGGAGGCGGCCGGCCTTTCCGTGCATGTCTACACCTCGCCGCATCTCGTCCGCTTCCACGAGCGCATCCGCCTCGGCAAGCCGGGCGGCGGCCGCTTCGTCGACGAGGCGGAGCTGGTCGACACGCTGCTCGAAATCGAGAAGGTCAATGACGGCGCGCCGATCACGCATTTCGAGATCACCACCGCCGCCGCCTTCAAGCTGTTCGCCGACCATCCGGCCGATGTGACGCTGCTCGAAGTGGGCCTGGGCGGGCGCTATGACGCCACCAACATCATCGACCATCCCGACGTCGCCGTGATCACGCCGATCTCGGTCGACCACGAGAAGTTCTTCGGCAGCGCGCTGGACGGCATTGCGCATGAGAAATCCGGCATCATCAAGCGCGGCCGTCCGGTCGTGGTGGCGCCGCAGCCGGGCATCGTGCTCGACGTGATCGAGCGCGACGCGGCGCGGCTGCGCGCGCCGACCTTCATCGGCAACCGGGACTGGGTGGCGCATGCCGAGCGCGGCCGTCTTGTCTACCAGGACGAGGACGGTCTGCTCGACCTGCCGCCGCCGCGCCTGCCGGGCCGGCACCAGTTCGTCAATGCGGGAGCGGCCATCGCGGCGCTGCGCAAATCGAGCCTCGACGTGCCGACGGCGGCGATCGAGGCCGGGTTGCAGAATGTCGAATGGCCGGCCCGGATGCAGCGGCTGACCAGCGGCAAGCTGGTCGACCAGGCGCCGGCCGAATCCGAGATCTGGCTCGATGGCGGCCACAATCCCGGCGCCGGCGTGGTCATCGCCGAGGCGATCGCCGATCTCGAGGAGCGCGTGTCGCGGCCGCTCTACCTGATCGCCGGCATGCTGGTGACCAAGGACCCGGTCGGCTTCTTCCGCCCCTTCGCCGGGCTGGCGCGGCATGTCTATACGGTGCCGATCGAAGGCTCGGCCGCCGGTCGCGACCCGCTGGAGCTTGCCGCCGCCGCCGAGGCCGCCGGCATCACCGCCGAGGCAACCTCGGGCGTCGAGGCCGCGCTCGCCGCGATCAAGAAGCTGCTGCCGCCCGGCATCGCGCCCCGAATTCTCATCTGCGGCTCGCTCTATCTCGGCGGCACGGTGCTGGCGGCTAACGGGACGCTACCAAAGTGA
- the accD gene encoding acetyl-CoA carboxylase, carboxyltransferase subunit beta, which translates to MNWINDVVRPKIKSLLNKREVPENLWIKCPETGEMVFHRDLEANHYVIPNSGYHMRMSAPKRLAYFFDDGQYESIAVPEVAIDPLKFRDERRYTDRLKDARTKTGLQDAILVGAGTVEGVPMVTAVQDFDFMGGSLGMAAGEAVIAGMEAALNRKQPFVMFAASGGARMQEGILSLMQLPRTTAGVIALREAKLPYIVVLTNPTTGGVTASYAMLGDIQIAEPGALIGFAGPRVIEQTIREKLPPGFQRSEFLHEHGMVDLVVHRHELRQTIARLCGILTPQPTRQIDKPEAKAKAKSAPAQDVALAS; encoded by the coding sequence ATGAACTGGATCAACGACGTCGTTCGTCCGAAGATCAAGAGCCTCCTGAACAAGCGCGAGGTTCCGGAAAACCTCTGGATCAAGTGCCCCGAGACCGGCGAGATGGTGTTCCATCGCGACCTCGAGGCCAACCATTACGTGATCCCGAATTCGGGCTATCACATGCGCATGAGCGCGCCGAAGCGGCTCGCCTATTTCTTCGACGATGGCCAGTATGAATCCATCGCCGTGCCGGAAGTGGCGATCGACCCGCTGAAGTTCCGCGACGAGCGCCGCTATACCGACCGCCTCAAGGACGCCCGGACCAAGACCGGCCTGCAGGACGCGATCCTGGTCGGTGCCGGCACCGTCGAGGGCGTGCCGATGGTCACCGCCGTGCAGGACTTCGACTTCATGGGCGGTTCGCTCGGCATGGCCGCCGGCGAAGCGGTCATCGCCGGCATGGAAGCGGCGCTGAACCGCAAGCAGCCCTTCGTGATGTTCGCCGCCTCCGGCGGCGCGCGCATGCAGGAAGGCATCCTCTCGCTGATGCAGCTGCCGCGCACCACCGCCGGCGTCATCGCGCTGCGCGAGGCGAAGCTGCCCTATATCGTCGTGCTGACCAACCCGACCACGGGCGGCGTCACCGCATCCTATGCCATGCTGGGCGACATCCAGATCGCCGAGCCGGGCGCGCTGATCGGCTTTGCCGGCCCGCGCGTCATCGAGCAGACGATCCGCGAAAAGCTGCCGCCCGGCTTCCAGCGCTCGGAATTCCTGCACGAGCACGGCATGGTCGACCTCGTCGTCCATCGCCATGAACTGCGCCAGACGATCGCGCGGCTTTGCGGAATCCTGACGCCGCAGCCGACCCGGCAGATCGACAAGCCCGAAGCCAAGGCGAAGGCGAAGTCCGCGCCGGCACAGGATGTCGCGCTGGCGTCCTGA
- the trpA gene encoding tryptophan synthase subunit alpha, translating to MTETRIDRRFAALKAEGRPALVTFMTAGDPDPATTLALLKALPGAGADVIELGMPFSDPMADGPAIQAAGLRALKGGQTLVKTLDLVREFRQFDDATPIVLMGYYNPIYSHGSEAFVTEAKAAGVDGLIIVDLPPEADDELCIPALEAGLNFIRLATPTTDDKRLPAVLANTSGFVYYVSINGITGSAAPDASRVAESVARIKRHTHLPVAVGFGVRTAEQAAAIGANADGVVVGSAIVSAVAASLDSEGRATAATVPAVLALVSELSGGVRASRKSVAA from the coding sequence ATGACTGAAACCCGTATCGATCGCCGCTTCGCGGCCCTCAAGGCCGAGGGCCGGCCGGCGCTCGTCACCTTCATGACCGCCGGCGACCCGGATCCCGCCACGACGCTGGCCCTGCTGAAGGCGCTGCCCGGCGCCGGCGCCGACGTGATCGAGCTCGGCATGCCGTTCTCCGATCCCATGGCCGACGGCCCGGCGATCCAGGCCGCGGGCCTGCGCGCGCTGAAGGGCGGGCAGACGCTGGTCAAGACCCTCGATCTCGTGCGCGAATTCCGCCAGTTCGACGACGCCACGCCGATCGTGCTGATGGGCTATTACAACCCAATCTACAGCCACGGCTCGGAAGCCTTCGTCACCGAAGCCAAGGCTGCCGGCGTCGACGGGCTGATCATCGTCGACCTGCCGCCGGAAGCCGATGACGAGCTCTGCATCCCGGCGCTCGAAGCGGGCCTGAACTTCATCCGCCTCGCCACGCCCACCACCGACGACAAGCGGCTTCCCGCCGTGCTCGCCAACACGTCGGGCTTCGTCTACTACGTCTCGATCAACGGCATCACCGGTTCGGCAGCCCCCGACGCCTCGCGCGTCGCCGAATCCGTTGCACGGATCAAGCGTCACACCCATCTACCGGTTGCCGTCGGTTTCGGCGTCAGGACAGCCGAGCAGGCGGCAGCGATCGGCGCGAATGCCGATGGCGTCGTGGTCGGCTCGGCCATCGTATCGGCCGTCGCCGCCTCGCTCGACAGCGAGGGCCGCGCCACGGCCGCCACCGTACCCGCCGTCCTGGCCCTCGTATCCGAGCTTTCGGGCGGCGTTCGCGCTTCCCGCAAATCGGTCGCCGCCTGA
- the trpB gene encoding tryptophan synthase subunit beta — MTVAVEPNSFKTGPDERGYFGIYGGRFVAETLMPLILELQQAYDDAKADPAFKAELQALSTYYAGRPSKLYFAEGLTNHLGGARIFFKREDLNHTGSHKINNCLGQILLAKRMGKTRIIAETGAGQHGVASATVSARFGLPCVVYMGATDVERQAPNVFRMKLLGATVNPVTAGNGTLKDAMNEALRDWVSNVEDTYYLIGTAAGPHPYPEMVRDFQSVIGIEARAQMLEQEGRLPDMIIAAVGGGSNAIGLFHPFLDDKDVEIVGVEAGGHGIAVENGHAASMTGGRPGVLHGNRTYLLQDADGQILEGHSVSAGLDYPGVGPEHSWLRDTGRVQYVPIVDQEAIDAFQVCTRVEGIIPALESAHAIAQAIKVAPTMAKDKIIVINLSGRGDKDVHTVGKLLGMDI, encoded by the coding sequence GTGACCGTTGCTGTCGAGCCCAATTCCTTCAAGACCGGCCCGGACGAGCGGGGCTATTTCGGCATCTATGGCGGCCGCTTCGTCGCCGAGACGCTGATGCCGCTGATCCTCGAGCTGCAGCAGGCCTATGACGACGCCAAGGCCGATCCGGCCTTCAAGGCCGAACTGCAGGCGCTCTCGACCTATTATGCCGGCCGCCCGTCCAAGCTCTATTTCGCCGAAGGCCTGACCAACCATCTCGGCGGCGCGCGCATCTTCTTCAAGCGCGAGGACCTCAACCACACCGGCAGCCACAAGATCAACAACTGCCTCGGCCAGATCCTGCTCGCCAAGCGCATGGGCAAGACGCGGATCATCGCCGAGACCGGCGCCGGCCAGCACGGCGTGGCTTCGGCCACCGTCTCGGCCCGCTTCGGCCTGCCCTGCGTCGTCTATATGGGCGCCACCGACGTCGAGCGTCAGGCGCCGAACGTGTTCCGCATGAAGCTGCTGGGTGCCACCGTCAATCCGGTCACCGCCGGCAACGGCACGCTCAAGGACGCGATGAACGAGGCGCTGCGCGACTGGGTCTCGAATGTCGAGGATACCTATTATCTGATCGGCACGGCGGCAGGCCCCCATCCCTATCCGGAGATGGTGCGCGACTTCCAGTCGGTGATCGGCATCGAGGCGCGCGCGCAGATGCTGGAGCAGGAAGGCCGCCTGCCCGACATGATCATCGCGGCGGTCGGCGGCGGCTCGAATGCCATCGGCCTGTTCCACCCGTTCCTCGACGACAAGGATGTCGAGATCGTCGGCGTCGAAGCCGGTGGCCACGGCATCGCCGTCGAGAACGGCCATGCCGCCTCGATGACCGGCGGCCGCCCCGGCGTGCTGCATGGCAACCGCACCTATCTGCTGCAGGATGCCGACGGGCAGATCCTCGAGGGCCATTCGGTCTCGGCCGGCCTCGATTATCCCGGCGTCGGCCCCGAGCACAGCTGGCTGCGCGACACCGGCCGCGTCCAGTACGTGCCGATCGTCGACCAGGAGGCGATCGACGCGTTCCAGGTCTGCACCCGCGTCGAGGGCATCATCCCGGCGCTGGAATCGGCGCATGCCATCGCCCAGGCGATCAAGGTCGCGCCGACCATGGCCAAGGACAAGATCATCGTCATCAACCTGTCCGGCCGCGGCGACAAGGACGTCCACACCGTGGGCAAGCTGCTCGGCATGGACATCTGA
- a CDS encoding phosphoribosylanthranilate isomerase gives MTVTVKICGLSTEETLDAALDAGADMVGFVFFPKSPRAVSNERARQLADQARGKAEIVALTVDMDDAALAAIVETVRPDWLQLHGGESVERVAEIRRRFGLPVLKALGIREAADLAGIGAYAAVADRLLLDAKPPKGATLPGGNGVSFDWHLLDALDPGLAYMLSGGLDAGNVAQALAVTHSPGIDASSGVESAPGIKDPDRIRAFIAAIRGFRPNPDHSRALAGERISS, from the coding sequence ATGACCGTGACCGTCAAAATCTGCGGTCTCTCGACCGAGGAGACGCTCGACGCCGCGCTGGACGCCGGCGCCGACATGGTCGGCTTTGTGTTTTTTCCGAAGAGCCCGCGCGCCGTTTCGAACGAGCGCGCCCGGCAGCTCGCCGACCAGGCGCGCGGCAAGGCCGAGATCGTCGCGCTCACCGTCGACATGGATGATGCAGCGCTGGCCGCGATCGTCGAAACGGTGCGACCCGACTGGCTGCAATTGCATGGCGGCGAGAGCGTCGAGCGCGTCGCCGAGATCCGCCGCCGCTTCGGCCTGCCCGTCTTGAAGGCGCTCGGCATTCGCGAGGCGGCCGATCTCGCGGGGATCGGCGCCTATGCCGCGGTGGCGGACCGTCTGCTGCTCGACGCCAAGCCGCCCAAGGGCGCGACGCTGCCGGGTGGCAATGGCGTGTCCTTTGACTGGCACCTGCTGGATGCGCTTGACCCCGGCCTTGCCTATATGCTTTCCGGAGGCCTCGACGCCGGCAATGTCGCGCAGGCGCTGGCGGTTACGCATTCCCCTGGCATCGATGCTTCCTCGGGCGTGGAAAGCGCGCCCGGTATCAAGGATCCCGACCGGATCCGCGCCTTCATCGCCGCCATTCGCGGCTTTCGACCCAACCCTGACCACAGCCGGGCTCTTGCCGGCGAGAGGATTTCGTCGTGA
- a CDS encoding LapA family protein, producing MKKFLAVVILVPIAIIAVALSVANRHAVALSLDPFNSTDPAVVISMPLFVLVFGAIALGVLIGGVGAWLGQGRWRRQARKLRHELQDTRRENTQYRAAASASPATTLPAPRRVA from the coding sequence ATGAAGAAGTTCCTTGCGGTCGTGATCCTGGTGCCGATCGCAATCATCGCGGTGGCGCTCTCGGTCGCCAACCGCCATGCCGTGGCGCTGTCGCTGGATCCGTTCAATTCGACCGATCCCGCCGTCGTCATCAGCATGCCGCTGTTCGTCCTGGTCTTCGGCGCGATCGCGCTCGGTGTCCTGATCGGCGGCGTGGGCGCCTGGCTCGGCCAGGGCCGATGGCGCCGCCAGGCCCGCAAGCTCCGGCACGAGCTGCAGGACACGCGCCGCGAGAACACGCAGTATCGCGCCGCCGCCAGCGCCAGCCCGGCAACCACCCTGCCCGCGCCCCGTCGCGTCGCCTGA
- the ihfB gene encoding integration host factor subunit beta, with the protein MIKSELVQKIAEQNPHLYQRDVEHIVNSILDEIIDALARGDRVELRGFGAFSVKNRPARQGRNPRTGSKVEVTEKYVPFFKTGKEMRERLNDED; encoded by the coding sequence GTGATCAAGTCCGAACTGGTGCAGAAGATCGCCGAGCAAAATCCGCATCTCTATCAACGGGATGTGGAGCACATCGTGAACTCGATTCTCGACGAGATCATCGATGCGCTGGCCCGAGGCGATCGGGTCGAGCTCCGCGGCTTCGGAGCTTTCTCCGTTAAGAACCGCCCGGCGCGACAGGGCCGCAACCCGCGCACCGGCTCGAAGGTCGAGGTCACGGAAAAATACGTGCCGTTCTTCAAGACCGGCAAGGAGATGCGCGAGCGTCTCAACGACGAGGACTAG
- the sppA gene encoding signal peptide peptidase SppA — protein sequence MSIDADQILDRRRLRRKLTTWRVVAFVAAALAIVGGGLLAAGPDALGGRSRPHIARLTISGFISENRAELDLIDKIGKSDAVQGVIVSINSGGGATAGGEALYDAIRRLSDKKPTVAAIRTVGASAAYMTAIAADHVVAYRTSITGSIGVLFQSPEVSEAMAKLGIKLTEVKSSPLKAAPSPFAPPTPEALAVIDSMIRDTYNWFVDIVAERRNLDRPKALQLADGRVFSGHQALEAGLIDEIGGEETAIAWLTTKKGVDARLRVVDWEPESSGSPFSFSSAAFVWLARQAGFSPDLLYASGVAGLLPSRLQLDGLLSVWHAPSGLNDAEGAPR from the coding sequence ATGAGCATCGACGCGGATCAGATCCTGGATCGCCGACGCCTGAGGCGAAAGCTGACGACCTGGCGTGTCGTCGCCTTCGTGGCGGCGGCGCTCGCCATTGTCGGCGGCGGCCTGCTCGCGGCCGGTCCCGATGCGCTGGGCGGACGCTCGCGGCCGCATATCGCGCGGCTGACCATTTCCGGCTTCATTTCCGAAAACCGCGCCGAACTCGACCTGATCGACAAGATCGGCAAGAGCGACGCCGTCCAGGGCGTCATCGTCTCGATCAATTCCGGCGGCGGCGCCACCGCAGGCGGCGAAGCGCTCTATGACGCGATCCGCAGGCTCTCGGACAAGAAGCCGACCGTTGCCGCCATCCGCACCGTCGGCGCCTCCGCCGCCTACATGACCGCGATCGCCGCCGACCATGTCGTCGCCTACCGCACCTCGATCACTGGCTCGATCGGCGTCCTGTTCCAATCGCCGGAAGTGAGCGAGGCGATGGCCAAGCTCGGCATCAAGCTGACCGAGGTGAAGTCGTCGCCGCTCAAGGCCGCGCCCTCGCCCTTCGCGCCGCCGACGCCCGAGGCGCTGGCCGTGATCGACTCGATGATCCGCGATACCTACAACTGGTTCGTCGACATCGTCGCCGAGCGTCGCAATCTCGACCGCCCCAAGGCCCTGCAGCTGGCCGATGGCCGTGTCTTCTCCGGCCACCAGGCGCTCGAGGCCGGCCTGATCGACGAAATCGGCGGCGAGGAGACGGCGATTGCCTGGCTGACGACCAAGAAGGGCGTCGATGCGCGGTTGCGCGTGGTCGACTGGGAGCCGGAAAGCAGCGGCAGCCCGTTCTCCTTTTCCAGCGCCGCCTTCGTCTGGCTGGCGCGCCAGGCGGGCTTCTCGCCCGACCTTCTCTATGCTTCCGGCGTGGCGGGCCTGCTGCCTTCCAGACTCCAGCTTGACGGTCTCCTATCCGTTTGGCACGCTCCGTCCGGTCTGAACGACGCTGAGGGGGCGCCGCGGTGA
- the rpsA gene encoding 30S ribosomal protein S1: protein MAVTNPSREDFAALLEESFANEDLFEGSVVKGTIVAIEKDLAVIDVGLKTEGRVALKEFNGPGRENALKVGDVVEVYLERVENALGEAVLSRDKARREESWIRLEEQFNKNEKVTGVIFNQVKGGFTVDLDGAVAFLPRSQVDIRPVRDVGPLMHTPQPFQILKMDKRRGNIVVSRRTVLEETRAEQRSELVQSLEEGQIIEGVVKNITDYGAFVDLGGIDGLLHVTDIAWRRINHPTEVLSIGQTVRVQIIRVNHETHRISLGMKQLEADPWSGIEAKYPVQAKFSGRVTNITDYGAFVELEPGIEGLIHVSEMSWTKKNVHPGKIVSTSQEVEVMILEVDPVKRRISLGLKQTLSNPWESFSEKFPIGTIVEGEVKNKTEFGLFIGLDGDVDGMVHLSDLDWNRPGEQVIDEYNRGDIVKAQVLDVDIDKERISLGIKQVGGDPFVEASGELRKGAVVTCEITAVTEGGLEVRIADSDLTSFIRRADLSRDRSEQRPERFAVGEKVDARITNFDKKARKVAVSIKALEIAEEKEAVAQFGSSDSGASLGDILGAALKARQGTDE from the coding sequence ATGGCTGTTACCAACCCGTCCCGCGAAGATTTCGCCGCCCTTCTTGAAGAGTCCTTCGCCAACGAAGACCTCTTTGAAGGCAGCGTCGTCAAGGGAACGATCGTCGCCATCGAGAAGGACCTCGCCGTCATCGACGTCGGGCTCAAGACCGAAGGCCGCGTGGCGCTCAAGGAATTCAATGGCCCGGGCCGCGAAAACGCGCTCAAGGTCGGCGATGTGGTCGAGGTCTATCTCGAGCGCGTTGAAAATGCTCTCGGCGAAGCCGTTCTCTCGCGCGACAAGGCTCGCCGCGAAGAGAGCTGGATCCGTCTCGAGGAGCAGTTCAACAAGAACGAGAAGGTCACGGGCGTCATCTTCAACCAGGTCAAGGGCGGCTTCACCGTCGACCTGGACGGCGCCGTTGCCTTCCTGCCGCGTTCGCAGGTCGACATCCGCCCGGTGCGCGACGTCGGCCCGCTGATGCACACGCCGCAGCCCTTCCAGATCCTCAAGATGGACAAGCGTCGCGGCAACATCGTCGTCTCGCGTCGTACCGTGCTTGAAGAGACCCGCGCCGAGCAGCGTTCGGAGCTCGTCCAGAGCCTCGAAGAAGGTCAGATCATCGAAGGCGTCGTCAAGAACATCACCGATTACGGTGCGTTCGTCGACCTCGGCGGCATCGATGGCCTGCTGCACGTCACCGACATCGCGTGGCGCCGCATCAACCATCCGACCGAGGTGCTCTCGATCGGCCAGACCGTCCGCGTGCAGATCATCCGCGTCAATCACGAGACGCACCGCATCTCGCTCGGCATGAAGCAGCTCGAGGCCGATCCGTGGTCTGGCATCGAAGCCAAGTACCCGGTCCAGGCCAAGTTCTCGGGCCGCGTCACGAACATCACCGACTACGGTGCGTTCGTCGAGCTGGAGCCGGGCATCGAAGGCCTGATCCACGTCTCCGAGATGTCCTGGACGAAGAAGAACGTTCATCCGGGCAAGATCGTCTCCACCTCGCAAGAGGTTGAGGTCATGATCCTCGAAGTCGATCCGGTGAAGCGTCGTATCTCGCTCGGTCTCAAGCAGACCCTGTCGAACCCGTGGGAGAGCTTCTCCGAGAAGTTCCCGATCGGCACGATCGTCGAAGGCGAAGTCAAGAACAAGACCGAGTTCGGTCTGTTCATCGGCCTCGACGGCGACGTCGACGGCATGGTCCACCTGTCGGATCTCGACTGGAACCGCCCCGGCGAGCAGGTCATCGACGAGTACAACCGCGGCGATATCGTCAAGGCGCAGGTTCTCGACGTCGACATCGACAAGGAGCGTATCTCGCTCGGCATCAAGCAGGTTGGCGGCGATCCGTTCGTCGAGGCTTCCGGCGAGCTGCGCAAGGGTGCCGTTGTCACCTGCGAGATCACGGCTGTGACCGAAGGCGGCCTGGAAGTCCGGATTGCGGATTCCGACCTGACCTCCTTCATCCGTCGCGCCGATCTGTCGCGTGATCGTTCGGAGCAGCGTCCGGAGCGTTTCGCCGTTGGCGAGAAGGTCGACGCCCGCATCACCAACTTCGACAAGAAGGCCCGCAAGGTCGCCGTCTCGATCAAGGCGCTTGAAATCGCCGAAGAGAAGGAAGCGGTTGCGCAGTTCGGCTCGTCGGATTCGGGTGCGTCGCTCGGCGACATCCTCGGCGCCGCCCTCAAGGCACGCCAGGGCACCGACGAGTAA
- the cmk gene encoding (d)CMP kinase: MIIAIDGPAAAGKGTIALKLAKHYGLNHLDTGLLYRAIGRLMTEQGLDVDNAAEAGAVARKLKAKDLNHPDLRGREAGELASRVAVHPEVRAALVDFQRNFARTPPGAVLDGRDIGTAICPEADIKIFVTASPEVRARRRTDELNAKGRDVPYERILAEILERDERDSHRSAAPLRQADDAVRLDTTALDAEAAFAAAIEIVDAGHE; the protein is encoded by the coding sequence ATGATCATCGCAATTGACGGACCCGCCGCCGCGGGCAAGGGCACGATCGCCCTGAAGCTGGCCAAGCATTATGGCCTCAACCATCTCGATACCGGCCTGCTCTATCGCGCCATCGGCCGGCTGATGACCGAACAGGGTCTGGATGTCGACAATGCCGCCGAGGCCGGCGCCGTCGCCCGCAAGCTGAAGGCAAAAGACCTGAACCACCCGGACCTGCGCGGCCGCGAGGCGGGCGAGCTTGCCTCGCGCGTCGCCGTGCATCCCGAAGTCCGCGCCGCGCTGGTCGACTTCCAGCGCAATTTCGCGCGCACGCCGCCCGGCGCCGTGCTCGACGGGCGCGACATCGGCACCGCGATCTGTCCCGAGGCGGACATCAAGATCTTCGTCACCGCCTCGCCGGAAGTGCGCGCCCGCCGCCGCACCGACGAGCTCAACGCCAAGGGCCGCGACGTGCCCTATGAGCGGATCCTGGCCGAGATCCTGGAGCGCGACGAGCGGGATTCGCACCGCTCCGCGGCGCCGCTGCGCCAGGCCGACGACGCGGTGCGGCTGGATACGACGGCGCTGGACGCCGAGGCCGCCTTTGCCGCCGCGATCGAGATCGTCGACGCCGGACACGAGTGA